The segment GACCGACCAAACACGAAGATACCTATTCTCTGGATTCTTCCTCGAAaaacttcttcctcttctttgttcatgggctgaaactcccacgttcactcatgcttgtgcacgagtgggtttttacgtctatgaccgtttttaacccgccattccggaagccatacgccgctttcgggggaccTCCAAAAACATAAACGACCTTGACCATCATTCTCTAAGCCTGGTCAAGAGTTGCTGGACGGAGAACTTTATACTGCTTacatctctttctttcttaaataTCACCATGTTCAAAGACTGGCCAAACACAAAAGTAGATATACTTTTATCATCCAGAATCTTCCTCTGAAACAAAGAGAAGTCTACCATCGATCTGTAAGCCTTGTCAAAAACCGCCAAAACACGAAGACGTCCTTAAATTCTCAAGGCTCTCCCTTAAAAAAATCGACCATCATTCTGTAAGCCTGATGAAAAACcgacaacacacaaaaaacccattTATTCTCAAGACTctccctaaaaaaaaagaattccaCAATCATTCTCTGAGGCTCCCCTAAAACCACCAAAACACGAAGATAATCATTTATTCTTAAAACTATCCCctcaaaataataatgtgaCCATCATTCTCTACTCCTGGTCAAAAACCACCCAAAACACAAAGATACCCATTTATTCTCAAGACTCTCCCTTAAAAATAGAAGTTGACCAGTCATTCTCTAGGCTGGTCGAAGACTTGGTGGACAGACAGCTCCTTTTCGCGGTCAGTGGGCGACTTGTGTCTGATGTAGCGGGCCTTGGAAGCCTCGGCGTACGCATCCGCGAACTTGGGCATCTTGTGTACGGTGCGGATTGAGCCATCAGGGTTGTAGTGGTCCGCGTCGAACGCGGGGCCATCCGTTGCCtcctgaaacaatacagaatgGTGCCTGGGTGTAAAGTTCGTCCATGAACTCGTTGCGTATCTGTAAACCCTGGCTGGATGTCTGTCGTTTTAAGTAGAAACTAACAGTTTGCTGTGTCTCTGTCTAAAGTTTGTCCATGACCCGTTGCCTATCTTTAAACCATGCCTGTGTCTAAAGCTCGTCCATGAACCGTTGCCTATTTTTAAACCACGATTTGATGTCTGTCGTTTTATGTAGAAACCAACTATCTGTttgctgtttctgtgtctaAAGTTCGTCCATGAACCGTTGCCTATCTTTAAACCACGCCTTTGTCTAAAGTTCGACCGTGAACCGTTGCCCACCTTTAAACCATGACTGGATGTCTGTCGTTTTCAATAGAAATCAATTATCTGTttgctgtgtatgtgtctaaCTTGAAGTTCGTCCATGAACCGTTGCCTATCTTTAAACCATGCCTGTGTCTAAAGTTCGTCCATGACCCGTTGCCTATCTGTAAACCATGCCTGTGTCTAAAGCTCGTCGATGACCCATTGCCTATCTTTAAACCATGCCTGTGTCTAAAGTTCGTCCCTGAACCGTTGCCTATCTTTAAACCATGCCTGTGTCTAAAGTTCGTCCCTGAACCGTTGCCTATCTTTAAACCATGCCTGTGTCTAAAGCTCGTCAATGAACCGTTGCCTATCTTTAAACAACGATTTGATGTCTGTCGTTTCAGTAGAAACCAACTATCTGtttgctgtgtctgtgtctaaaGTTCGTCCCTGAACCGTTGCCTATCGTTAAACCATGCCTGTGTATAACGTCCGTCCATGAACGGTTGCCTATCTTTAAACAACGACTGGATGTCTGTGGCTTTAAGTAAAAACTGTCTGTTTGCAGTGTCTGTGTCAAACGTGCGCCCCTGACCCCTTGCCTATCTTTAAACCACGCCTGGATGTCTGTCGTTTTCAGTAGAAATCAACTATCTGTTTGCTGCGTCTGTATCGAAAGTTCGACCATGAACCGTTGCCTATCTTTAAACCACGCCTGGATGTCTGCCGTTTTAGGTAgacattttctgtttgcatcAGAATGCTTAGAAAACATTTAAGAAAACATGTGAGATAATAAATAGCTCTGTTTTGTGTCAACGTGAATACAAGTCGAGCTAGCAGTGATTGAGTTGATTGCTCATCACAGGTCGTACAAGTTCCAAGGCACAGCGGGTGGTGAATGTCCACTActaaaacaagaaacaacagaGATCTAAGTGCGGAGAGGAggacacacaaagaaacatacggagtgtaaaaaaacaattcaGGAGAAACTAAgtagtgtgcgtgcgtgagtgagtgtgtgtgtgtgtgtgaaattgtgtgtgtgtgtgtgtgtgtgtgtgtgtgtgtgtgtgtgtgtgtgtgtgtgtgtgtgtgtgtgtgtgtgtgtgtgtgtgtatgtgtgtgtgtgtgtgtatgtgtgagtgtgtgtgcgtgtgttagtacgcgcgcgcgcgtgtgtatgtatgtgtgtgagtgtatgttcgTGCATGTTACTTCTACTCGGAGTTATAAGCGCTTCCGATGTTTAAAACATCTAAATTgcaagataaaataaaacaactcAGAAAGAAAGTAACAAAAAAACTCAACACACAAATGAACCAAAACAGCACCAATCAACTAAACACAAATCAACGACAACTGCCACATACCTTGCCACCCCTGGCTTTCCCGGGGAGCGGGGGCTCAACCCCCCGAGGAAGATTAGCCGCTTCTGATCCCCTCCGGCCCCGGTCAGTTGTTCCACTGACCACTGGTTGCGAGAATCTTCTgttgggattcgaacccgcgggCGTTCTGGAAGACTTATTCATAGCTGATGCAAAGATGGGGTTTTCTTTTCCTCGATCGAAGATTTGTCGCTCGTTTGGTTTCTCTTTTGTTGAGGAGTTGACGTGAGAAGAAAACTAAATGGGGTTTTGATTTTGTAGGTCAATGGGAAAATCGAAActggctttgatttttttctctcgtggTATCACTGCTCTCTGGCTGGCTTTTTGAAGTGTGGTAAGGTTGTCTATCACCTGGTTGGTTTTGTGAACTATGTGAACCAGCGTTCCACAGAAAAAAATTGCAGTGTCACGTTTTTCTTCTTCCTGCAAGTCTTGAATTCAGTGGAAAACAAACTTTGCTACGGTAGACCTCGTAAAAAGGAATTTCGGTTTCTACTGTTGTGAACAGTACTGTGGTTGATAGGCACTACTAATTCAACACTGGACAATACTGGACGTTCTTGCAAAAAAGAATTCCGTCCTGGTACTTCAAACCACGCCGGActtgtctgtcactgtgttatATCTCTCTCAGTTCTCAGGCCGTTGAAGAGCGCACACACATTTGTCACTTCTGAAAGTTGTGTTCACTTCGTAGAAAATGTACGAAATGCTTTTCTATCTTACACTGTGGTGGGTGTGTCCTCAAGTGGAACGTTTCTGCTTCAGAAATCAATCCTGGTGATTCGAACTGCcgtatttttttcttgttttgcctATATACACGAGCTCGGATACCGTTTTGTTAATCTTATTGCTTCTCTGTTAGGCCCTGTTCTTTCAGGTCACTGCTCTTTTTGTCCAGAAACACTCCCTGGTATTTTTTTACGCACGTCGTATCGCACAATAAAAAAGAGAACGTTTAGCAAACTTCTTCTCCCTGTATGCTCCAAGGACAGAAACTAAATACGTCTGTGTCTCTTGCAAGCTTCGATCAAAGGCAAAGCAGAGTCACCGATTCTCTTCGGTTCATTGAGTGggatataaatatatattccACAGGTACCCCGAGAGTCAGATATATTCCAAAGGTAGCTCGATCTCTCCCCGAATTATTGTCACCTCACGCTTGTGGTGATTTATTTGATGGGCACTTCGATCTCACTGGGACCATTCTGTGCGTTCCCACGACAGACACGCTCTCTCAGAAGCTGTCAAATGAAGTGTGACGAAAAAGCCAATGCCGAGTCTCATTCGCGGTCAGCGTAGTGTGAAGTCTTCGTTTGTGAACGCTGACAGTAGTTTCACCTCTGTTTTCCCACCCTCTCTTGACGCTTCTCTGTCAAAGCTGGTACTCCTGTGAACACAACGAATCACAAGAAAAACGTAGAGTAATTTCTGTCAGCAAGAAAGCTTGAggacaaacaatcaaacaaacaaacaaacaaacaaacaaacacaaacaatcaaGCAAACAATGTTCAGCAATCAAGAATCAAAAAGCAAAAGAAAGTTAgctgttggaacgtttaatgcTTGACAAAACTACGATTTTCTAATGTGTCGACACAGTGCATAGTTGTctgaagtttttgtttgtttgtttgcttaagggtgatatcagggcggtgctgctttgacatttaacgtgcgccacacacaagacagaagtcgcagcacaggcttcatgtctcacccagtcacattattctgacaccggaccaaccagtcctagcactaaccccataatgccagacgccaggcggagcagccactagattgccaattttaaagtcttaggtatgacccggccggggttcgaacccacgacttcccgctcactgggcggacgccttaccactaggccaccgtgttgcggtctgTCTGAAGTGGACGCACAGACAAATAGTCAATCAATAGAAAAATAACTGAATAAATACGCTCATATAAGCAAGTACTAGAGTTATCTGCATACAGAAAGCTGTGCAACTAATAAAAGCCTTTCTGTCTTTGCTGGTACAGTAATACAATCGAGACAAATTTAACTGACGTCCATTTTACAGAATAGTTTACTAACCATTCAAATCAGCACTACTGTCTCTTTCCAGAAGACGCAAGTCTTTTCTCCGCTGTTGGTAACTCGAATGAGTGAAGCCTCGAACAAGAGTTCAAAATCGATCTGGAAGCCATAAAACTCTCATCGAACTGTGCCACTAAGCCACTGAAAGTAGaacttgtctttctctctttctttccctcgaACCTGTAAACACTTCACTCAAGCAGGTTAGCGAAAACTTATATATAGAAACGCATGTATTGAAAGAGGTCTTCGAGAAagtgttctctttttttttatttttatttttttacatcgGGGTATCTTTTGTCACTCTTTTCAATTCAATACTTCAAAAAGATTTGTATGTCCGAAGAAGTGTCAAGTAAAAAAAAGGATCACACTTTTCATTGGCAAATATTCGTATCAGTCAACTGAAGGCAAGTCAAGACGCTTTTATTAACTTGTCATGCGACTTTTTCTCTGATTTCTTTATTTACTTGTCGACAAACCTTTTGGCAAGCATGTGAGACAGCAGTAGCGGCCACAAGTGAATCGAGCagcacataaacacagacacacacacacgctctgtTCGAAGCTCAAAGGGGAGAAATCGTTACCGACTGTGCAGGGGGTactacaggtgtgtgtgtgtgtgtgtgtgtgtgtgtgtgtgtgagtggtggaggtggtgcggggggggggggggtgggtggggtgggggctgATAGGCTTCGAGGAGGGGAGTGGGAATGGGAGGGAAAGGGAATGTGAGGAGCGGGGGGGTAGAGTGAGgtgaagagaagagagagagagacagagagacagagagagagtaagagagagagagacagagacagagagacagacagacagacagacagagacagagagagagacagacagggacagagagagagtaagagagagagacagagacagagacagagagagagagagagagacagacagagacagagagacagacagacagagacagacagagagttagagagagagagagagacagagacagagacagagagagagtatgagagagagagagagacacagagacacagagacagagacagagagagacagagagaaagtaagagagagagagagagagagagagaggcagagagagagagagacagagagacagagagagagtaagagagagagagagagacagagacagagagacagagacagagacagagagagagaaagtaagagagagagacagtaagagagagagacagtaagagagagagcgagtaagagagagagagagagagagagagagagagagagagagagagagagagagagagagagagagagagagagagagagagagagagagagagagagagagagagagagagagagagagagaggaggaagggCCTAGAGCGTACTCAAACGATATATGTGCCTCGTTTGTTTTCAAGGTAACACAAGAATAGAGCCGCAAACGCCGCAGGGGGTGTTTAAtttacgtgcgtgtgtgtgcgtgtgtgtgtgtgtgtgtgtgtgtgtgtgtgtgtgtttgtgtgtatgtgtgtgtgtgtgtgacgcggAGGTTTGACGATGTGTCAAAAGTGTCCCGTTCGTTATCAGGGTAGACAGGTCGAGGTTAAAGAGCCGGAGAAAGACCTTGGGGGTGAAGGAGCAAAGAAGATAGATCGGGTAGCAATATTGAAATGTCGTGCTGACACGTCCAATATCAGAGCAgtcgggtatgtgtgtgtgtgtgtgtgtgtgtgtgtgtgtgtgtgtatgtacgtgtgtgtgtgtgtgtgtgtgtgtgttatgtgtgtgttgtgtgtgtgtgtgttgtgtgtgtgtgtgtgtgtgtgtgttatgtgtgtgttgtgtgtgtgtgtgttgtgtgtatgtatgtgtgtgtgtgttgtgtgtgtgtgtgtgggggggggtctggGCAATTGAGGATGTGAGATAGGTTGTCTTTGGAGAAGGGGGAATTCTGGTAGAGGCAAAATAAAGGAAGATaaataatcgtgtgtgtgtgcgtgcgtgtgcacgcgcgcgcgtgtgtgtgggtgtgtgtgtgtgtgtttgtgtgtgtgtgtttgtgtttgtatgagtgtgtgtgtgtttgtgtgtgtgtgcgtgtgtgtgtgtttgtgagtgtgtgtgtgtgaatacgaatatatacgaataaactttattgtcatgaaacgtagtgtttataagtCACGGGAAgacaaataaccaaatgatttacatttttttttggaagcaattatatacaaattctcccaatttagtttgtactttgcctacttgcaaaagttgacttggtacatcatatgaatatatagGTCGATTATTTTCACTCATTaaagattttcgtaattggttgtaatttgtgtgtgtgtgtgtgtgtgtgtgtgtgtgtgtgtgtgtgtgtgtgtgtgtgtgcgtgtatgtgtgtgtgtgtgtgtatgtgtgtatgtgtgtgcatgtatgtgtgtgtgtgtgtgtgtcgttgtgtgtgcgtgtgggcgtGTACATCTATACAAATGAGGAAAAAATCTGTACACACTTGGTAACAAATGGGGAatttgaaacaagtcgcgtaaggcgaaaatacaatatttagtcaagtagctgtcgaactcacagaatgaaactgaacgcaacgcaacgcagcaagaccgtatactcgtagcatcgtcactccaccgcccgttgcaaaggcagtgcacgtggaatggacaagaagagcggggtattcgttgcgctgagaaggatagcacgcttttctgtacctctcttcgttttaactttctgagcgtgtttttaatccaaacatatcatatctatatatttttgcaatcaggaaccgacaaggaataagatgaaagtgtttttaaattgatttcggggaaaaaaaaattgataataatttttatatatttaattttcagagcttgtttttaatccgaatataacatatttatatgtttttggaatcagcaagtgatggagaataagataaacgtaaatttggattgttttataaatttttatttttttttacaattttcagatttttaatgaccaaagtcattaattaatttttaagccaccaagctgaaatgcaataccgaaccccgggcttcgtcgaagagtacttgaccaaaatttcaaccaatttggttgaaaaatgagggcgtgacagtgccgcctcaactttcacgaaaagccggatatgacgtcatcaaagacatttatcaaaaaaatgaaaaaaacgttcggggatttcatacccaggaactctcatgtcaaatttcataaagatcggtccagtagtttagtctgaatcgctctacacacacacacacacagacacacacacacacacacacacacacacacacacacacacacacacacgcacagacacacatacaccataccctcgtttcgattccccctcgatgttaaaatatttagtcaaaacttgactaaatataaaaaaatgggGATGCCAAAAAATTCCCCATTTTTTTCAACTATATTTCCTGAAAGTACATGCCTCaatttgacggaaagaatgtcataacaatgttcaaaacaagtcgcgtaaggcgaaaatacaatatttagtcaagtagctgtcgaactcacagaatgaaact is part of the Littorina saxatilis isolate snail1 linkage group LG15, US_GU_Lsax_2.0, whole genome shotgun sequence genome and harbors:
- the LOC138949048 gene encoding coiled-coil domain-containing protein 190-like; the protein is MNKSSRTPAGSNPNRRFSQPVVSGTTDRGRRGSEAANLPRGVEPPLPGKARGGKEATDGPAFDADHYNPDGSIRTVHKMPKFADAYAEASKARYIRHKSPTDREKELSVHQVFDQPRE